The following are encoded together in the Thermococcus sibiricus MM 739 genome:
- a CDS encoding phosphoribosyltransferase: MKKFPAYLASWDDIERWAKEGSIKILKENWIPDVVVGLARGGWVAARLYCDYLGIKELVSIKVEHWGVTATPDGKARLKYGTQYDFEGKKVLIVDDIADTGESLTLAKNYIESKNPAEIKVAALLVIKTSKFRPDYFGEEIDWAWIVFPWNFVEDMINLVNNLFEEKESLTSDEIIELFKELHGMEVPKDKLEEALKFAQMRKIFKSDGQSWRKA; the protein is encoded by the coding sequence ATGAAAAAGTTTCCAGCATACTTGGCTTCTTGGGACGATATAGAAAGGTGGGCAAAAGAAGGTTCAATAAAGATTCTTAAAGAGAACTGGATCCCAGATGTTGTTGTTGGGCTTGCAAGAGGAGGCTGGGTAGCAGCAAGGCTATACTGTGACTATCTTGGCATTAAAGAGCTTGTGAGTATTAAAGTGGAACACTGGGGAGTTACAGCAACTCCAGATGGGAAAGCAAGGTTGAAATATGGTACTCAATATGACTTTGAAGGCAAGAAAGTTTTAATAGTGGATGATATAGCCGACACTGGAGAGAGCCTTACTCTAGCAAAGAACTATATTGAGAGCAAAAATCCAGCTGAAATTAAAGTGGCTGCTCTGTTGGTAATAAAGACCTCAAAATTCAGGCCAGATTACTTTGGAGAGGAAATTGACTGGGCCTGGATAGTCTTCCCTTGGAACTTCGTTGAGGATATGATAAACCTTGTAAACAATCTCTTTGAAGAAAAAGAATCTCTTACTTCGGATGAAATAATAGAATTGTTTAAAGAGCTCCATGGGATGGAGGTTCCTAAAGATAAATTGGAGGAAGCATTAAAATTTGCCCAGATGAGAAAGATATTTAAATCGGATGGGCAATCTTGGCGCAAAGCCTAA
- a CDS encoding metal ABC transporter solute-binding protein, Zn/Mn family, with translation MRKMGLILIIFLISPLSFTLAQEKPLVITSIAPIAEIVREAFGESVQVEYLVPPSVDPHQYQLTPEQIEKIQKADVILTIAHLPVEEKIEELEKEGVLKGKILEIEDYQRHGFRYLPERWYNNKYNPHGIWLDPYNALAIAETTKESLKTRYSGKNIFDAQYSLFKAKVETIILAYQKMNLSEKQAIIELPSQQYALEWMGIEVIASIKPEEEIPAKSVDELLEMAKTVDVIVYSVDSPESLKNAALELSRKTGVPAIEVSTIWSEKEYTEVLIQNSANIVSAFRTYIPQEVPSQQSLNTTYIILVFIVGVTLGTAFGVIIKK, from the coding sequence ATGAGAAAGATGGGATTAATCCTAATAATCTTTTTAATCTCGCCTTTATCTTTCACACTTGCTCAAGAGAAACCTCTAGTAATTACAAGTATAGCACCAATAGCAGAGATAGTTAGAGAAGCTTTTGGTGAAAGTGTTCAGGTGGAATATCTTGTTCCTCCAAGCGTGGATCCACACCAGTATCAGCTCACACCAGAGCAGATTGAAAAAATTCAAAAAGCAGATGTTATACTTACAATTGCTCACTTGCCCGTCGAAGAGAAAATAGAGGAGCTTGAAAAGGAGGGTGTATTAAAAGGGAAGATTCTTGAAATAGAGGATTATCAGAGGCATGGTTTCCGTTATCTGCCCGAGAGGTGGTACAATAACAAGTACAATCCTCATGGTATTTGGCTGGATCCCTATAATGCTCTTGCAATTGCTGAAACAACAAAAGAATCTCTAAAAACACGTTATTCTGGGAAAAATATCTTTGATGCCCAGTACTCGTTATTTAAGGCAAAAGTTGAGACAATTATTTTAGCGTATCAAAAAATGAATTTAAGTGAAAAACAAGCCATAATTGAACTCCCTTCTCAACAATATGCATTGGAATGGATGGGTATTGAGGTTATTGCTTCAATAAAGCCTGAGGAGGAGATTCCAGCTAAAAGTGTTGATGAACTTTTGGAAATGGCAAAAACTGTCGATGTGATAGTTTACTCTGTTGATTCACCAGAATCATTGAAAAATGCTGCGCTTGAACTTTCCAGAAAAACTGGAGTCCCAGCAATTGAGGTTTCCACAATATGGAGTGAAAAAGAATACACAGAAGTTCTTATCCAGAATTCAGCAAATATAGTTTCAGCTTTTAGGACTTATATTCCCCAGGAAGTTCCTTCACAACAAAGTTTAAACACAACTTACATCATATTGGTCTTTATAGTGGGGGTGACCCTTGGAACTGCATTTGGGGTAATAATAAAGAAATGA
- a CDS encoding ABC transporter permease: MKVDIKGFAKPLIESLIAVIIGILVGAIILAFSGYNPVEAYSALFDGALGSKYGWAMTLSAATPIMLTALTFGLGAKTGLFNIGGEGTVYFGAIAALILTNIWGNILMGLLGGIIAGIAWMAIPALLKVFRGVNEVVSTIMLNWVAYFLALYIIIQKIPNPKDPNKTIAIPLSARFPIIIKGTELSWAFAISVIAALVAYYILWHTTIGYELRVSGYNERAARYAGINPKKTVIWSFVLGGIMSGLAGAIEMMGRPPSYAISQGMANIYGYGFDGIGVSLVGRNHPLGIIFSGIFFGMLKAGATAMQIEAGVPLEMVRVVQGIIVVTVAIPGLLDLLKRVVRK; this comes from the coding sequence ATGAAAGTTGACATTAAAGGATTTGCCAAACCTCTCATAGAAAGCTTAATTGCTGTAATAATAGGAATATTAGTAGGGGCCATCATATTAGCATTTTCAGGATACAATCCGGTTGAAGCATATTCCGCTCTCTTTGATGGTGCATTAGGCTCCAAATACGGATGGGCAATGACTCTAAGTGCTGCAACTCCCATAATGCTAACCGCGCTAACATTTGGGCTTGGTGCAAAAACCGGCTTGTTTAACATAGGTGGGGAAGGCACAGTGTATTTCGGAGCTATAGCGGCACTCATTTTGACCAATATTTGGGGAAACATTTTAATGGGTCTTCTCGGTGGAATAATTGCCGGAATTGCTTGGATGGCCATTCCTGCACTTCTAAAAGTATTCAGGGGGGTTAATGAAGTTGTATCAACAATTATGCTAAACTGGGTAGCATATTTCTTAGCTCTGTACATTATAATCCAGAAAATACCCAATCCAAAAGATCCAAATAAAACTATAGCAATTCCTTTAAGCGCTAGATTTCCCATAATAATAAAGGGAACGGAATTATCTTGGGCCTTTGCAATTTCAGTAATAGCAGCACTAGTTGCTTACTATATTCTCTGGCACACCACCATCGGATATGAACTACGTGTTAGCGGATACAATGAAAGAGCAGCCCGTTATGCTGGTATAAACCCCAAAAAAACTGTTATATGGTCCTTCGTCCTAGGAGGGATCATGAGTGGACTTGCCGGTGCTATTGAGATGATGGGAAGACCACCAAGTTATGCAATAAGTCAAGGGATGGCAAATATCTATGGATATGGATTTGATGGAATTGGAGTCTCATTAGTAGGTAGAAATCATCCCTTGGGGATAATATTCAGTGGAATATTCTTTGGAATGCTTAAAGCTGGAGCTACAGCTATGCAGATTGAAGCAGGAGTACCTTTAGAGATGGTTAGAGTAGTCCAAGGAATTATAGTTGTTACAGTAGCTATCCCGGGACTTCTAGATCTATTGAAAAGGGTGGTGAGAAAATGA
- a CDS encoding ABC transporter ATP-binding protein, whose product MEEAPIIEMKGIIKIYPDGTKALKGVDFSVKQGEIHGLLGENGAGKTTLMKILSGMLHPTDGKIFVNNKEVRFKTPADALANGIGMVHQHFTLVDVFDGLHNIILGMEGHGLFSKIDVEKAMKKLQKLMDDLNFQVPLDVPVETLPVGVQQRIEILKTLYRDVDVLILDEPTAVLTPIEVKELFDVLKKLKSQGKTIIFISHKLKEVMEITDRVTVLRKGELIGTVNTNETSPKELAKMMVGREVVLRIEKPPKEAENPVLQVQDLWVKGDRGQDAVKGLTFNVKAGEIFGIAGVEGNGQTELIEAISGLRKIEKGKVILNGKEITGRPPKELYDLGVAHIPEDRIHMGLVAEMSVTENSILGLHWRETFRGPIGMLRWNKAKEHAAKIVKDFEVLVPSIDAPVKSLSGGNQQKLIVARETSKQPEFIIASQPTRGVDVASTEYIRNYLIKLRDENKAVLLVSADLDEVLQLSDRMAIMYEGKFVGIVKPEEVTEEQIGLMMGGIKHES is encoded by the coding sequence ATGGAAGAAGCTCCAATTATTGAAATGAAAGGAATCATAAAAATCTATCCCGATGGCACTAAAGCACTTAAAGGTGTTGATTTTTCCGTAAAACAAGGTGAGATTCATGGTTTATTAGGAGAGAATGGGGCTGGGAAAACTACCCTGATGAAGATCCTCTCTGGGATGCTCCATCCTACAGATGGTAAAATCTTTGTTAATAACAAAGAAGTGAGATTTAAAACTCCCGCTGATGCTCTTGCAAATGGAATTGGTATGGTTCACCAGCACTTCACGCTGGTAGATGTTTTTGATGGCCTCCACAATATCATACTTGGGATGGAGGGGCATGGTCTCTTTTCTAAGATAGACGTCGAGAAAGCGATGAAGAAACTGCAAAAACTTATGGATGATTTGAATTTCCAAGTTCCTCTTGATGTTCCTGTAGAAACCCTCCCTGTTGGTGTCCAACAAAGGATTGAGATATTAAAAACACTATATAGGGACGTTGATGTACTTATATTGGACGAACCAACCGCTGTACTAACCCCCATAGAGGTTAAAGAACTCTTCGATGTTCTTAAAAAACTAAAATCCCAAGGAAAAACAATTATCTTTATCAGTCATAAACTCAAAGAAGTCATGGAAATAACAGACAGGGTAACAGTTCTTAGAAAAGGAGAGCTTATAGGAACTGTAAATACAAATGAAACTTCCCCAAAAGAGCTTGCTAAGATGATGGTCGGAAGAGAGGTAGTTCTTAGGATAGAAAAACCTCCAAAAGAAGCAGAAAACCCTGTTTTACAAGTCCAAGATTTATGGGTTAAAGGAGATAGAGGCCAAGATGCTGTAAAAGGATTAACATTCAACGTGAAAGCCGGAGAGATCTTTGGAATAGCTGGTGTTGAAGGTAACGGGCAAACCGAACTTATAGAAGCAATAAGCGGACTTAGAAAAATTGAAAAAGGCAAAGTTATTCTCAATGGAAAAGAAATCACTGGAAGACCTCCAAAAGAACTCTATGACCTTGGAGTGGCTCACATACCAGAGGATAGGATCCATATGGGTTTAGTAGCAGAAATGAGTGTTACTGAAAACTCCATACTTGGCCTTCACTGGAGAGAGACTTTTAGGGGACCTATTGGAATGTTAAGGTGGAACAAAGCCAAAGAACACGCTGCAAAGATTGTAAAGGATTTTGAAGTCTTAGTACCAAGTATAGACGCTCCTGTAAAAAGCTTAAGTGGAGGGAACCAACAAAAGCTCATCGTAGCAAGAGAAACTAGCAAGCAACCTGAATTCATAATTGCATCTCAACCCACAAGGGGTGTGGATGTAGCCTCAACAGAATATATAAGAAATTACCTAATAAAACTCAGGGATGAGAATAAAGCTGTTCTTTTAGTTTCTGCAGATCTAGATGAAGTGCTTCAGCTTAGCGATAGAATGGCAATAATGTATGAAGGGAAATTTGTAGGCATCGTTAAACCCGAAGAGGTTACTGAAGAACAAATAGGACTGATGATGGGAGGTATAAAACATGAAAGTTGA
- a CDS encoding ABC transporter permease, whose amino-acid sequence MMDTALSILIGALTAMVPLVLTSVGATVSERAGVVNIGYEGILLMTAFFGAMFAEISGSPWIGLIGGAFIGMLLGMLHGFITVYLKGDHVIPGIGVNLLALGVVAFGIPAYWGTAGQHQVPSNFRITPIIKTAYGSLSPMVFVTIVIAVLTHWVLFRTPLGLRIRSVGENPEAADALGINVERYRFLATVYGATLAGLGGAFMSVDWLGTVTKQLSAGRGFIALANMVFSGWNPLRALLGGFIFGFFDNLSVWVRTTPAIQKIVPWQFVATLPYLVTLIIVAGMIGRVRAPKADGKPYKRE is encoded by the coding sequence ATGATGGACACAGCCCTTTCAATACTTATAGGAGCCTTGACCGCTATGGTACCACTTGTGCTTACAAGCGTTGGCGCTACAGTTAGTGAGAGAGCGGGTGTAGTTAACATAGGCTATGAAGGGATACTACTCATGACTGCATTCTTTGGAGCAATGTTTGCGGAGATTAGTGGTAGTCCTTGGATCGGCCTAATCGGAGGAGCATTTATTGGAATGCTACTTGGAATGCTTCACGGTTTTATTACCGTTTATTTGAAGGGTGATCACGTTATTCCTGGTATAGGCGTGAACTTGCTGGCCTTGGGTGTTGTGGCTTTTGGAATTCCAGCATACTGGGGAACTGCAGGACAACATCAAGTCCCCTCAAACTTCAGAATAACCCCAATAATAAAAACTGCTTATGGAAGCTTAAGCCCAATGGTTTTTGTAACAATAGTGATAGCAGTTTTAACTCACTGGGTACTCTTTAGAACACCTTTGGGCCTCAGAATAAGGTCAGTAGGTGAAAATCCAGAAGCCGCAGATGCACTGGGTATAAACGTAGAACGCTATAGATTTTTAGCCACGGTTTACGGAGCAACTCTTGCAGGACTTGGTGGAGCCTTCATGAGTGTCGATTGGCTTGGTACCGTTACAAAACAGCTCTCAGCAGGTAGAGGTTTCATAGCACTGGCAAACATGGTATTCAGCGGATGGAACCCTCTAAGGGCCCTTTTAGGTGGATTTATATTTGGGTTCTTTGATAATCTTTCGGTATGGGTAAGAACAACCCCGGCAATTCAGAAAATTGTTCCATGGCAATTCGTTGCCACACTTCCATACTTGGTGACATTAATCATCGTTGCAGGAATGATAGGCAGAGTAAGAGCACCAAAAGCCGACGGAAAACCATACAAGAGGGAATAA